The Pyxidicoccus sp. MSG2 DNA segment CTGCTCGTAGGTGGTCAGCAGCGTCCGGTTCGCGGCCAGGCCCGTGTACGTGAGGCTCTCTGCCCGCCGGAGCGGCCTGGAGAAGTCCAGGTGCTTGAAGACATGGGGCCGCAGCGTGCGCCGGTAGGGGTTGTCGTGTGCGAGCCACTCCTCGGTGTCGACGAACAGGTTGCTCTCGCCATACTGGACGAGGCAGCGCTTGAAGAACTCGTAGTCCGACAGCTCGATGGCGGCGGGCGCTGACTTGATGGGCGCGTGTTTCATGGCGGAAGGATTCACGGGGCAAGAGAGAAATGGACACTCGTCGCGTCATGGGAGGCCTGCACCGTCACGGTGTGGCCTGCCTCGACGCGGACGGGGTGCTCGAAGCACTGGAAGGCCTGCATCCAGTGGCTGCGTGGGTTGTCAGGTGCGTTGGACAGGCGGATGCCAGCGCCCAGGTCGAGCTCGAACCAGAAGAGGACGCCGTGGATGGAGCCGCTCTTCTGAATCCTGACCGGCCTTTCGACGCTTCGCGGTTCGAGGGCGTCTGACTGGAAGTCGAACTCGAAGACGGTGTCGGCGTGGCTCAGGAAGGTGTGGCGCCACGTCTGGAGGCGGACCGGGAAGTACTCCTGCGTCGAGAACCGGTTGAACGAGCTGACGTCGAACCCGCTGGCCTCGAAGGTGCAATTGGTCCGATGGATGTCGCTGCTGTCGAGGAGCGAGAACAGCAGGCGCGCCCTCGCCGGAATGATGCGGGCGTCCTCCTTGAGCAGCCGGGTGCGCGCATGTTGGACGATGGGGATGATGCCCTCGCCCAGGA contains these protein-coding regions:
- a CDS encoding 50S ribosomal protein L11 methyltransferase, which produces MQSPPLKDDIPPAHDSLEAFERELVQQLPAGQAHRHLNRVYRKLIPRWHFAMLNDGDRNQAFRSALEAQVRPGDSVLDVGTGSGLLAMMAIRAGARHVTSCEMVQPIAYLARQIVAANGLAERISIVPKASSDLKLGPDLPSPADVLVTETLDCGLLGEGIIPIVQHARTRLLKEDARIIPARARLLFSLLDSSDIHRTNCTFEASGFDVSSFNRFSTQEYFPVRLQTWRHTFLSHADTVFEFDFQSDALEPRSVERPVRIQKSGSIHGVLFWFELDLGAGIRLSNAPDNPRSHWMQAFQCFEHPVRVEAGHTVTVQASHDATSVHFSLAP